A region from the Candidatus Neomarinimicrobiota bacterium genome encodes:
- a CDS encoding response regulator: protein MSTQTATERIIVIDDEREVVTSLVDLLVANGISATGETDSEKFLKRIGKDHFDIIITDFRMPKITGLDIAKKVSDLELETDVIIITGYGTMDLAIESLHQNVFDFILKPFKYDELLHTINKALERRRLIKENIKLTAEREKHIKELNTLYEINDIVVKSSNRDTVLSFAADTLNVGIGIKTAGIMLAESDQPEYHFARGVGNFESLYPEMTKPVNIEMLRELLEKAGIIELGDFSEYLNFNSNENGNGHPNGKMWIIPMAVSSSIIGFIMIIPEKGKEILSNEMSKLLKVLANQLGPQLRIIENENKTPSFKQGTLVRLKRRLIESKEKVDKYGGSVSFIYFRVIPGPNSEFDGYSLLSSVETLGSLIQEKLSDSDEAMQIGIDGYFMTLYGGSKIEAVLNADSMSYEFQSILSESILRGIEIKVIAVTYPEDDTDINKLFHNIVYDYTSTLHDNKLIN from the coding sequence TTGAGCACACAAACAGCAACTGAACGTATCATTGTAATCGACGATGAAAGAGAGGTCGTCACAAGTTTAGTGGATTTATTAGTAGCCAACGGAATCAGTGCAACCGGAGAGACTGATTCAGAAAAGTTCTTAAAAAGAATAGGCAAAGATCATTTTGATATAATAATCACGGACTTCAGGATGCCCAAAATAACGGGACTTGACATTGCAAAAAAAGTAAGTGATTTGGAACTCGAGACGGATGTGATAATTATCACAGGCTATGGCACAATGGATCTCGCAATAGAGTCATTACATCAAAACGTTTTTGATTTTATTTTAAAGCCTTTTAAATATGACGAATTACTTCATACGATTAATAAGGCTTTAGAGCGAAGACGGTTGATAAAAGAAAACATAAAATTAACAGCGGAGCGTGAAAAGCACATAAAAGAACTGAATACGCTGTATGAAATAAATGATATAGTGGTAAAATCATCAAATCGTGATACCGTACTAAGTTTTGCCGCTGACACTTTAAATGTCGGAATCGGGATTAAAACTGCAGGAATAATGTTAGCTGAATCAGATCAACCTGAGTATCATTTCGCTCGGGGAGTAGGGAATTTTGAGAGTTTATATCCCGAAATGACGAAGCCTGTAAATATAGAAATGTTGAGAGAATTACTTGAAAAAGCGGGAATCATTGAACTTGGCGACTTTTCTGAATACTTAAATTTTAATTCCAACGAGAATGGGAACGGACATCCTAATGGTAAAATGTGGATTATTCCAATGGCGGTCAGCTCAAGTATCATTGGATTTATAATGATAATACCGGAAAAAGGAAAAGAAATTTTATCGAATGAAATGTCCAAATTATTAAAAGTATTGGCTAATCAATTGGGACCACAACTAAGGATTATCGAAAATGAAAATAAAACGCCCTCATTTAAGCAGGGGACATTGGTGAGACTGAAGAGAAGATTGATAGAATCAAAAGAGAAAGTGGATAAGTATGGTGGTTCAGTATCATTTATATATTTCAGAGTGATTCCCGGGCCGAACAGTGAATTTGACGGCTATTCGCTATTGAGCAGCGTAGAGACATTAGGATCATTGATACAAGAAAAACTCTCAGATAGCGATGAAGCAATGCAGATAGGTATCGATGGATATTTTATGACGTTATACGGCGGGAGTAAAATCGAAGCTGTGTTGAATGCAGACAGCATGAGCTACGAGTTTCAATCAATATTATCAGAATCTATCTTAAGAGGAATAGAAATAAAAGTAATAGCAGTGACCTATCCGGAAGACGATACCGACATCAACAAACTATTTCATAATATAGTTTATGATTATACCTCGACACTTCACGACAATAAATTGATAAATTAA
- a CDS encoding sigma-54-dependent Fis family transcriptional regulator — MANIISHQRETLVKPSLLIVDDDLMIRKTMTRILKKEGYGVKSVSSGKEVFKGELLASTDVILLDLQLGKESGFDVLEKVRELAPNVVVIVVTGYGDVSSAVEAMRKGAYQFIEKPASSKTIIDIIKRVTFDTELPDEEEKLQSINISLGKRREQFLYGPSLNPTIKLARKAAKAGDSTILIQGPSGTGKELLARFIHGESSRKDAPFVPINCAALPKELMESELFGYDSGAFTGARIKGKIGLVEQAEGGTLLLDEVGELPHELQTKFLRFLETKEYYHLGSAELRSSNVRIMASTNSDLALAVKEGRFRKDLYYRLNVVYITMPTLAERKDEIIRLADYFLEVFNRKYNKHIKGFKERVKAYLTALPWDGNVRELKNLVERAIIISDGNYISFEDVDTQLSEGNFDIIKINLNLDLLNSDNPLWEARKEVIGKVLEVTNGNKSKAAKLLKIPRSTLRFYLKKGSEGEE, encoded by the coding sequence ATGGCGAACATAATTTCTCATCAAAGAGAGACTCTTGTAAAACCATCTCTTCTGATAGTTGATGATGATTTGATGATTCGGAAAACTATGACCCGAATATTGAAGAAAGAAGGGTATGGCGTAAAATCCGTTTCATCCGGCAAAGAAGTATTCAAAGGAGAATTACTCGCCAGTACGGATGTAATACTTCTGGATTTGCAGCTCGGTAAGGAAAGCGGGTTTGATGTTTTAGAAAAAGTAAGAGAATTGGCTCCCAATGTTGTTGTAATTGTTGTCACGGGTTATGGCGATGTTAGTTCTGCTGTGGAGGCAATGAGAAAAGGCGCTTACCAGTTTATTGAAAAGCCGGCGAGTTCAAAAACAATAATTGATATTATCAAAAGAGTTACTTTTGATACTGAATTGCCTGATGAAGAAGAAAAGCTCCAGAGCATAAATATTTCTCTTGGGAAAAGACGGGAACAATTTTTATACGGTCCTTCACTAAATCCTACTATTAAATTAGCGAGAAAAGCAGCCAAAGCCGGCGATTCAACTATATTAATTCAGGGTCCAAGCGGTACAGGCAAAGAGTTATTGGCAAGATTTATTCACGGAGAATCTTCCAGAAAAGATGCTCCGTTCGTCCCGATAAATTGTGCTGCCCTACCAAAAGAATTGATGGAGAGCGAGCTGTTCGGCTACGATTCAGGCGCATTTACGGGAGCGAGAATAAAAGGAAAAATCGGATTAGTAGAACAGGCAGAAGGCGGAACGCTTTTGCTTGATGAAGTGGGAGAACTTCCACACGAACTTCAGACAAAATTCCTGCGGTTTTTAGAAACTAAAGAATATTATCATCTTGGGAGCGCCGAGCTTCGCTCATCCAATGTGAGAATAATGGCATCAACTAATTCCGATCTAGCATTGGCGGTAAAGGAAGGAAGATTCAGAAAAGATCTTTATTACAGACTTAATGTTGTATATATCACGATGCCGACGCTTGCCGAACGTAAAGACGAAATTATACGTCTTGCGGATTATTTTCTCGAAGTATTTAATCGTAAATACAACAAACACATCAAAGGTTTTAAGGAACGGGTCAAAGCATATCTGACAGCGTTACCCTGGGACGGAAACGTCAGGGAACTAAAAAACTTGGTTGAGAGAGCCATAATAATCAGCGATGGTAATTATATATCATTTGAGGACGTGGACACTCAACTTTCTGAGGGAAATTTTGACATTATAAAAATAAACCTGAATTTGGATTTATTGAACAGTGATAACCCATTATGGGAAGCGCGTAAAGAGGTGATTGGAAAGGTTCTTGAAGTTACAAACGGAAATAAAAGTAAAGCGGCAAAACTGTTGAAAATTCCAAGAAGTACGCTACGGTTTTATCTTAAAAAAGGCTCTGAAGGCGAAGAATAA
- a CDS encoding DUF342 domain-containing protein gives MSKETSVSYNSLSILLSSDGMRLYMSYEPKDGEDRPELENVLTLTRKLKVKEEFLNENLDSFFIDNEAFSHILIAEGILPKNGFDAKILYELDVTSAEHSHSANDKPVIPLNLKDVIQVRKGDLIAQKLPAAKGLPGTTLRGETIEFHPTDFDLPAGKNTKISVDGLSLISTASGMLVYRDELVSIQETFEINSDVGYNTGNIEFLGNLKINGDVKPGFKLEADGNIEITGCSEGANLTSRKGSIKVLLGIIGKNISHIIAAKNLEAGFIQDAKITVGKDVIAGRYILNSDLNAEGCIKVLDSEGTIRGGKISSKDSIQAKVAGSTNMIPTRLKVGRNLDGETLKRVLEIDRHVGELSSKESMNSKQVQFIDLLNERVDELPENKKAEKELLLYANKEINQELRKLNEEKTALLSDSMTKEMEKRIKISSKVFPGVIINIDTEELLVQQELLGSIFKLEEGTIKVEHTNSN, from the coding sequence ATGAGTAAGGAAACGTCCGTCAGCTATAATTCCCTTTCTATTTTATTATCCTCGGATGGAATGCGTCTTTATATGTCATATGAGCCGAAAGACGGTGAAGATAGGCCGGAGTTGGAAAATGTATTAACTCTTACACGTAAACTCAAAGTAAAAGAAGAATTTCTCAATGAAAATCTTGATTCATTTTTTATTGATAATGAAGCGTTCAGTCACATATTAATTGCGGAGGGGATTCTTCCTAAAAACGGTTTTGATGCAAAAATATTATACGAGCTGGATGTGACTTCTGCTGAACATTCTCATAGTGCAAATGATAAACCGGTAATTCCTTTAAATCTGAAAGATGTTATACAAGTAAGGAAAGGCGATCTTATCGCTCAAAAATTACCTGCCGCAAAAGGATTACCAGGCACTACTTTGAGAGGAGAAACAATCGAATTTCATCCCACTGATTTTGATCTTCCGGCGGGTAAGAATACTAAAATCTCGGTTGATGGGTTGTCATTAATATCAACAGCGAGTGGAATGTTAGTGTATCGAGACGAATTGGTAAGTATTCAGGAAACATTCGAAATTAATAGTGATGTGGGATATAATACGGGCAATATAGAATTTTTAGGTAATTTAAAAATAAACGGAGACGTTAAGCCTGGATTCAAATTAGAAGCAGACGGAAATATTGAAATAACGGGCTGCTCGGAAGGCGCAAATTTAACTTCAAGAAAAGGTAGCATTAAAGTCCTTTTAGGAATAATCGGTAAAAACATTTCACATATTATCGCTGCTAAAAATTTAGAAGCCGGATTCATTCAAGACGCAAAAATCACCGTAGGAAAAGATGTTATAGCCGGAAGGTATATTTTAAATAGTGACCTTAATGCTGAAGGTTGTATAAAAGTGTTAGACAGCGAAGGAACTATCAGAGGCGGAAAAATAAGTTCAAAAGACAGCATTCAAGCTAAGGTAGCAGGCTCAACAAATATGATTCCCACTCGATTGAAAGTTGGTAGAAACCTTGATGGCGAAACTTTGAAGAGGGTACTCGAGATAGACAGACATGTAGGAGAGCTTTCTTCGAAGGAAAGTATGAACAGTAAACAGGTTCAGTTTATTGATTTGTTAAATGAAAGAGTGGACGAATTACCTGAAAATAAAAAAGCAGAAAAAGAACTTCTCCTATACGCTAACAAAGAAATAAATCAAGAGCTGAGAAAATTGAACGAAGAGAAAACGGCATTACTTTCGGACTCAATGACTAAGGAAATGGAAAAACGAATTAAAATATCGTCTAAAGTATTTCCAGGTGTAATAATAAATATCGATACGGAAGAATTATTAGTACAGCAAGAATTGTTGGGATCAATATTTAAACTCGAAGAAGGAACAATCAAGGTTGAGCACACAAACAGCAACTGA